Proteins co-encoded in one Nonomuraea helvata genomic window:
- a CDS encoding class I SAM-dependent methyltransferase yields MRKRHGSYGFDAPWPLVGLLLGAIVLLALSVISFLLDVSPAGIAFLLGGLYTLASAVSYLYTTRRGKFVVWAEELKRLKGDERLLDLGCGRGAVLLMAAERLEHGRATGIDLWRSKDQSGNAESTARANAEAEGVSDRVELVTGDMRDLPFGDDAFDVIVSSLAIHNIPDADGRAQAVREAHRVLRPGGLMLIADFQHTDAYEDTLRSLDVVDVRRRDAGWRFWYGGPWFGTRILEARKPIQR; encoded by the coding sequence ATGCGCAAGCGACACGGGAGTTATGGATTTGACGCACCCTGGCCGCTGGTCGGTCTGCTCTTAGGCGCGATCGTGCTGCTGGCCCTCTCGGTGATCTCCTTCTTGCTCGACGTCTCCCCGGCGGGCATCGCGTTCCTGCTCGGCGGGCTCTACACGCTGGCCAGCGCGGTCAGCTACCTCTACACGACGCGCCGGGGCAAGTTCGTGGTCTGGGCCGAGGAGCTCAAGCGGCTGAAGGGCGACGAGCGGCTGCTCGACCTCGGCTGCGGCCGTGGCGCGGTGCTGCTGATGGCGGCGGAACGGCTCGAGCACGGCAGGGCGACCGGCATCGACCTGTGGCGTTCCAAGGACCAGTCAGGCAACGCCGAGTCGACGGCCAGGGCGAACGCCGAGGCCGAGGGCGTCTCCGACCGGGTCGAGCTGGTGACGGGCGACATGCGCGACCTGCCGTTCGGCGACGACGCGTTCGACGTGATCGTGTCGAGCCTGGCCATCCACAACATCCCCGACGCCGACGGGCGCGCGCAGGCCGTGCGCGAGGCGCACCGGGTGCTGCGGCCCGGCGGGCTGATGCTGATCGCCGACTTCCAGCACACGGACGCGTACGAGGACACGCTGCGCTCGCTCGACGTGGTTGACGTGCGGCGACGCGACGCGGGCTGGCGATTCTGGTACGGAGGGCCGTGGTTCGGCACGCGCATCCTGGAAGCCAGGAAGCCTATCCAGCGATGA